From one Eptesicus fuscus isolate TK198812 chromosome 21, DD_ASM_mEF_20220401, whole genome shotgun sequence genomic stretch:
- the LOC129147785 gene encoding galectin-10-like, producing MAALQVPYTEYVSLSVGSSVKIKATPTMSFGMSPEMQVDFHTGNEVDSDIAFYFRVYFGNNVVMNSRQDGKWGEQVKSSVMPFEDGKPFELCILMLTKEYQVAVNGLQCYTFPHRLDPKSVKMIQVWRDVSLTSLNVV from the exons ATGGCAGCACTACAG GTCCCATATACAGAATATGTATCCTTGTCTGTTGGTTCTTCAGTGAAAATCAAAGCGACACCTACCATGTCGTTCGG TATGAGCCCAGAAATGCAGGTGGATTTCCACACTGGAAATGAAGTGGACTCAGACATCGCCTTCTATTTCCGAGTGTACTTTGGCAACAATGTGGTGATGAACAGCCGTCAGGATGGGAAATGGGGTGAACAAGTGAAATCCTCTGTTATGCCCTTTGAGGATGGCAAACCCTTTGAACTGTGCATCTTGATGCTGACAAAGGAGTACCAG GTAGCAGTAAATGGTCTCCAATGTTACACTTTTCCCCATCGGCTTGACCCAAAATCTGTGAAGATGATCCAGGTGTGGAGAGATGTGTCCCTGACCTCACTGAATGTCGTTTAG